A region from the Symphalangus syndactylus isolate Jambi chromosome 2, NHGRI_mSymSyn1-v2.1_pri, whole genome shotgun sequence genome encodes:
- the ARMS2 gene encoding LOW QUALITY PROTEIN: age-related maculopathy susceptibility protein 2 (The sequence of the model RefSeq protein was modified relative to this genomic sequence to represent the inferred CDS: inserted 1 base in 1 codon), producing MLHLHPGPTVTEAEEKGGPEMASLPSXVVPVSFISTLRESVLDTGVGGEGASDRQRSKLSLSHSMIPAAKVHIELCLPAFFSLAGTSSGFQQPQHHLTLSIIHTAAR from the exons ATGCTGCACCTACACCCAGGACCGACGGTAACTGAGGCGGAGGAGAAAGGAGGGCCTGAGATGGCAAGTCTGCCCT CAGTGGTTCCtgtgtccttcatttccactCTGCGAGAGTCTGTGCTGGACACTGGAGTTGGTGGAGAAGGAGCCAGTGACAGGCAGAGGAGCAAACTGTCTTTATCACATTCCATGATCCCAGCTGCTAAAGTCCACATTGAGCTCTGCTTACCAGCCTTCTTCTCTCTTGCTGGAACCTCCTCTGGGTTCCAGCAGCCTCAGCACCACCTGACACTG tctatcaTCCACACTGCAGCAAGGTGA